Below is a window of Deltaproteobacteria bacterium DNA.
GACACGATGAAGCCTTTGTTGCGCAGGTAAAAACCGGCCCCGGTCAGCACAACGGCCAGCACGGCCCAGGGCCAGGGGGCGGGATCGGGACGAAGGAGCTGGGCGATGATCACGGCCAGCAAGCCCACGGCGGCCAGGGCGGCAATGGCGCCCAGGGCGGCCAGCCCCATGGCCAGATGGATGCGGCTGCGCACCGGGCGCATCAGGGTCCAGATGCCGCGCCCAGGCAGGGTTTCGGTTGCAAATACTCCGGCCCGGCCAAGGCCTGGGTCGCAGGTGGATGTGTTCATGAATGACCTCCGGGAATTGGGTTCCGGGGATCATGGCGAATCAACGCCGCCTCTTCCACCCCGGGAGGGAGAAAGACTGCCGCGAGCGGGAAAGAAAGGGCCCGGGACGAACTTCAGGGCCGAGCCAGATACGAGGACGGCAGGCGACCGTGATGGCGCTTGAAGGCTGAGCTGAAGTGGCTGGGGTTTGAATAGCCCACGGCCATGGCGGCCTGGAGGATGGAGGAACGACCCGACTCGATCAGTTCCATGGCGTGTTCCATACGCAGGGCCCTCACGAATTCGCCGATGGATTGGCCGGTGCGACGGCGGAATCCGGCCTTGAGGTAGCATTCGTTCAATCCGATGCGGCGGGCCAGGGCCGCGATGGTCGGAGGATCGGCCCATTCAGCCCGCAGGATGTCGATGGCGTTGTCGATGGCAGGAGTCGAGCGGATTGCTTCCTGGATACGGGCCGGATATTCCAGCCCCAGAATCTGAGCCAGGAGGTTCAGGGCCAGGGACTCGAAATGCAGGCGGCCGCAGACGGTATCCCGCTTGGTGGCCAGGAGGCGGGCAGCGGTGCTAACGAGTGGCGCTGTCTGACGCGGGCAGCGCGAAAGGGGGCGCCCGCCCTGAAAAGGTGAGGCATTGGGGAGGTTTTTATTGCGCAGGATTATTTCCAGACTTTGGCTCATGCCGCAGTTCGGATCGCCGAGCCAAGCCTCGACCATGGACCGGGGCAGGGTGATGGACATGCCCCGGATGACCCGGTGCGAGGGCTGGCTGTAGCGTATGCAAGTCGAGAAATCGTGGCACAGCCACAATTCCCCGCCGCGGATGACCTCGCGACCGCCGTTTTCGGGCATAACGACCTCGAATTCGCCAGACATGAGGAGATTGAAGCAGACCATCCCCCCAACGGAGAAATGGTCGCCTTCGACAGGACGAAACAGTTCGTAGTCGCACATGCCCACGTTCAGGCCCCGGTCGATATGAACCAGTTCGGTCCAACCGTTGCCGGACCCGGCAGCCAACTCCAAACGCAATTGGCCGGGACCGCT
It encodes the following:
- a CDS encoding AraC family transcriptional regulator, which codes for MIPKRISWPRTMKRTESRDQIIIATHRAWPTRTMSSRANSIPGRPAPTLTGSIMYALDPCPRTMPVDPFPLAEIYRRYYLSQGLFVESPHASGSGPGQLRLELAAGSGNGWTELVHIDRGLNVGMCDYELFRPVEGDHFSVGGMVCFNLLMSGEFEVVMPENGGREVIRGGELWLCHDFSTCIRYSQPSHRVIRGMSITLPRSMVEAWLGDPNCGMSQSLEIILRNKNLPNASPFQGGRPLSRCPRQTAPLVSTAARLLATKRDTVCGRLHFESLALNLLAQILGLEYPARIQEAIRSTPAIDNAIDILRAEWADPPTIAALARRIGLNECYLKAGFRRRTGQSIGEFVRALRMEHAMELIESGRSSILQAAMAVGYSNPSHFSSAFKRHHGRLPSSYLARP